In one Nocardioides luteus genomic region, the following are encoded:
- a CDS encoding histone-like nucleoid-structuring protein Lsr2 translates to MAKKVQIILEDDIDGSEAAETVSFALDGTSYEIDLSDANAAKLRDSLALFIGHAQKVSGRRGSAKKAPAAGGSTPKVMREWGKANGYTVPDRGRIPAEVRAAFEAAH, encoded by the coding sequence ATGGCTAAGAAGGTTCAGATCATCCTCGAGGATGACATCGACGGCTCGGAAGCTGCGGAGACGGTGTCTTTCGCCCTGGACGGCACCTCTTACGAGATTGATCTCAGTGACGCCAATGCGGCAAAGCTCCGTGATTCTCTCGCGCTCTTCATCGGTCACGCCCAGAAGGTGAGCGGCCGTCGCGGCAGCGCCAAGAAGGCTCCCGCCGCCGGCGGGTCGACCCCGAAGGTCATGCGCGAGTGGGGGAAGGCCAACGGTTACACCGTGCCCGACCGTGGCCGCATTCCGGCCGAGGTCCGGGCTGCTTTCGAAGCGGCTCACTGA
- a CDS encoding A/G-specific adenine glycosylase produces the protein MTELHDAVLDWYDANARDLPWRSATATPWSVMVSEFMLQQTPVSRVLPIHEAWLERWPTPADLAAEPTGEAVRAWGRLGYPRRALRLHAAATAIVEQHGGEVPDSYDELIALPGVGDYTAAAIATFAYGKRHVVLDTNVRRVFARTLSGVEFPAQSVNKAERELAAGVLPHDEPTAATWSVAVMELGALVCTAANPSCARCPVTDQCAWRAAGHPAYDGPPRKVQTWAGTDRQCRGRLLAVLRDADSPVHRSRLDVVWSDEAQRKRALDGLLKDNLAAEVEPDFFALP, from the coding sequence GTGACCGAACTCCATGACGCCGTTCTGGACTGGTACGACGCCAACGCCCGCGACCTCCCGTGGCGATCCGCCACCGCGACTCCGTGGTCGGTGATGGTCAGCGAGTTCATGCTCCAGCAGACCCCGGTCTCCCGCGTGCTGCCGATCCACGAGGCCTGGCTGGAGCGCTGGCCGACCCCGGCCGACCTGGCCGCGGAGCCGACCGGTGAGGCCGTACGCGCCTGGGGGCGCCTCGGCTACCCCCGTCGCGCGCTGCGCCTGCATGCCGCCGCCACCGCGATCGTCGAGCAGCACGGCGGCGAGGTGCCGGACTCCTACGACGAGCTGATCGCACTCCCGGGCGTCGGCGACTACACCGCGGCGGCCATCGCCACCTTCGCCTATGGCAAGCGCCACGTCGTCCTCGACACGAACGTACGCCGCGTCTTCGCCAGGACGCTCAGCGGTGTCGAGTTCCCCGCCCAGTCGGTCAACAAGGCCGAGCGCGAGCTCGCCGCCGGCGTACTCCCCCACGACGAGCCCACCGCCGCCACCTGGTCGGTCGCCGTGATGGAGCTCGGCGCCCTCGTCTGCACGGCCGCCAACCCGTCCTGCGCCCGCTGCCCCGTCACGGACCAGTGCGCCTGGCGCGCCGCCGGCCACCCCGCGTACGACGGCCCTCCTCGCAAGGTCCAGACCTGGGCGGGCACCGACCGCCAGTGTCGCGGCCGGCTTCTCGCCGTGCTCCGCGACGCCGACTCCCCCGTCCACCGCAGCCGCCTCGACGTCGTCTGGTCCGACGAGGCCCAACGCAAACGAGCCCTGGATGGCCTGCTGAAGGACAATCTGGCCGCCGAGGTGGAGCCGGACTTCTTCGCCCTCCCCTAA
- the panC gene encoding pantoate--beta-alanine ligase, with product MTEIASTREELAKLLDPARRDGAVVGFVPTMGALHEGHASLMRVARERVGGGPVVVSIFVNPLQFGAGEDLDRYPRTLEADLEVCEREGVDVVFAPSVDEVYPGGLPQVTVAPGELAEVLEGKTRPGHFAGVLTVVAKLFGLVKPDVAVFGEKDYQQLTLIRRMSADLCLGVDVVGAPTQREPDGLALSSRNRYLSPEQREEATTLSRALYAAQREAAAGVESALQAARAELRRTKGVDLDYLVVTDPALGALPTDPEPGTEARILIAARVGTTRLIDNMSLTIGASR from the coding sequence ATGACCGAGATCGCATCCACTCGCGAGGAGCTCGCGAAGCTCCTCGACCCTGCCCGCCGCGACGGCGCCGTCGTCGGCTTCGTGCCGACGATGGGCGCGCTCCACGAGGGGCACGCCTCGCTGATGCGGGTCGCCCGTGAGCGGGTCGGCGGAGGTCCGGTCGTCGTCTCGATCTTCGTCAACCCGCTGCAGTTCGGCGCCGGTGAGGACCTCGACCGCTACCCGCGCACGCTCGAGGCGGACCTGGAGGTCTGCGAGCGCGAAGGCGTCGACGTCGTCTTCGCGCCGTCGGTCGACGAGGTCTACCCCGGCGGGCTGCCGCAGGTGACCGTGGCCCCCGGCGAGCTCGCCGAGGTGCTCGAGGGCAAGACCCGGCCGGGCCACTTCGCCGGCGTGCTCACCGTCGTCGCGAAGCTGTTCGGTCTGGTCAAGCCCGACGTCGCCGTCTTCGGCGAGAAGGACTACCAGCAGCTGACGCTGATCCGCCGGATGTCGGCCGACCTGTGCCTCGGTGTCGACGTCGTCGGCGCGCCGACGCAGCGCGAGCCCGACGGCCTGGCCCTCTCCTCGCGCAACCGCTACCTCTCGCCCGAGCAGCGGGAGGAGGCGACGACGCTGTCGCGGGCGCTCTACGCCGCGCAGCGTGAGGCCGCCGCAGGTGTCGAGTCCGCGCTCCAGGCGGCGCGCGCCGAGCTGCGCCGGACGAAGGGGGTCGACCTCGACTACCTCGTGGTCACCGACCCCGCGCTGGGGGCGCTGCCCACCGACCCGGAGCCGGGCACCGAAGCCCGGATCCTCATCGCCGCCCGGGTCGGCACGACCCGACTCATCGACAACATGAGCCTCACGATCGGAGCATCCCGATGA
- the panD gene encoding aspartate 1-decarboxylase has translation MTRLRTMMTGKIHRATVTQADLHYVGSVTVDADLLDAADILPGELVSIVDITNGARLETYTIAGERGSGVLGINGAAAHLVHPGDLVILIAYAQMTTEEAKAFEPHVVHVDEANHIVALGSDRSEPVPGTDQMRGPLVLTQ, from the coding sequence ATGACTCGTCTGCGCACCATGATGACCGGCAAGATCCACCGCGCCACGGTCACCCAGGCAGACCTCCACTACGTCGGCTCGGTGACCGTCGACGCAGATCTCCTCGACGCCGCGGACATCCTCCCCGGCGAGCTGGTCTCCATCGTCGACATCACCAACGGTGCCCGCCTGGAGACCTACACGATCGCGGGTGAGCGCGGGTCGGGCGTCCTGGGGATCAACGGCGCCGCCGCCCACCTGGTCCACCCCGGCGACCTCGTCATCCTCATCGCGTACGCGCAGATGACCACCGAGGAGGCCAAGGCGTTCGAGCCGCACGTCGTCCACGTCGACGAGGCCAACCACATCGTCGCGCTCGGCTCCGACCGGAGCGAGCCGGTTCCAGGGACCGACCAGATGCGTGGACCGCTCGTTCTCACGCAGTAG
- a CDS encoding type III pantothenate kinase: MSLLAVNIGNSHTVLGLIADGVVSADWKVSTLEHRTADEWWALLRGILGDALVASVDGVVVCATVPSVLHEWREMLARHLGSVESVVVEPGVRSGIPILMDNPREVGTDRIANAVAAVALHGGPAIVVDFRGTATTFDVVNASGQYVGGAILPGIELSLEALGRRGAQLRKVELARPRSVIAKNTVEALQSGMVFGVAAQVEGLVARIIAELGVSADEVTVIATGYLAEFVLDESKCFSVHSPWLTMQGLELIFQRNVGR, from the coding sequence ATGTCCCTGCTCGCTGTCAACATCGGCAACAGCCACACGGTTCTCGGGCTGATCGCCGATGGCGTCGTGTCCGCGGACTGGAAGGTCTCCACGCTCGAGCACCGCACCGCCGACGAATGGTGGGCGCTGCTGCGGGGGATCCTCGGCGATGCGTTGGTGGCGAGCGTGGACGGCGTGGTGGTGTGCGCGACCGTGCCCTCGGTCCTGCACGAGTGGCGCGAGATGCTCGCCCGCCATCTCGGCTCGGTCGAGAGCGTGGTGGTCGAGCCGGGCGTACGCTCCGGTATCCCGATCCTCATGGACAACCCGCGCGAGGTCGGCACCGACCGGATCGCCAACGCGGTCGCGGCCGTGGCGCTCCACGGCGGCCCCGCGATCGTGGTCGACTTCCGCGGCACGGCGACGACCTTCGACGTGGTCAACGCCTCCGGCCAGTACGTCGGCGGCGCGATCCTGCCGGGGATCGAGCTGTCCCTCGAAGCGCTGGGGCGGCGTGGCGCGCAGCTGCGGAAGGTCGAGCTCGCCCGGCCGCGGTCGGTGATCGCCAAGAACACGGTCGAGGCGCTGCAGTCCGGAATGGTGTTCGGAGTGGCCGCGCAGGTCGAGGGTCTGGTCGCCCGGATCATTGCCGAGCTGGGTGTCTCCGCCGACGAAGTGACGGTGATTGCGACCGGCTATCTCGCGGAGTTCGTTCTCGATGAGAGTAAATGCTTCTCGGTGCATTCTCCGTGGCTGACGATGCAAGGTCTGGAACTGATATTCCAGAGGAATGTCGGCCGTTAG
- the disA gene encoding DNA integrity scanning diadenylate cyclase DisA codes for MPADRTADSIRLRETLALIAPGTPLRDGLERILRGRTGALIVLGHDKMVDAISTGGFTLDVPFTSTGLRELAKMDGAIIVDDSLSRIVQAAVHLMPDHTIPSTETGTRHRTADRVAKQTGHPVISVSQSMQIIAAYVGETRHVLEDSGQILSRANQALATLERYKLRLDEVASTLSALEIEDLVTVRDVAVVAQRLEMVTRIAREIEDYVLELGTDGRLLSLQLEELITGVDAEREMVIRDYLPRGRRARSPEELLAELEALNSAELVDPAATARVLGLTTSDALDGAVAPRGYRLLAKVPRLPPAVVDRLVDHFGTLQKLLSASVDDLQAVEGVGELRARSVREGLSRLAESTILERYV; via the coding sequence GTGCCCGCCGACCGCACCGCGGACTCCATCCGACTGCGCGAGACGCTCGCTCTGATCGCGCCCGGAACACCGCTGCGTGACGGGCTCGAGCGCATCCTTCGCGGCCGCACGGGCGCGCTGATCGTGCTCGGCCACGACAAGATGGTCGATGCCATCTCGACCGGTGGCTTCACGCTGGACGTGCCGTTCACCTCCACCGGCCTGCGCGAGCTCGCCAAGATGGACGGGGCGATCATCGTCGACGACTCGCTGAGCCGCATCGTGCAGGCCGCGGTCCACCTCATGCCCGACCACACGATCCCCTCGACCGAGACCGGCACCCGGCACCGCACCGCCGACCGGGTCGCCAAGCAGACCGGTCACCCGGTGATCTCGGTGTCCCAGTCGATGCAGATCATCGCTGCGTACGTCGGGGAAACCCGCCACGTCCTGGAGGACTCCGGCCAGATCCTCTCCCGCGCCAACCAGGCGCTGGCGACCCTGGAGCGCTACAAGCTGCGGCTCGACGAGGTGGCCTCCACCCTGTCGGCGCTGGAGATCGAGGACCTGGTGACCGTGCGCGACGTCGCCGTCGTCGCCCAGCGCCTCGAGATGGTCACCCGTATCGCCCGCGAGATCGAGGACTACGTGCTCGAGCTCGGCACCGACGGCCGGCTGCTGTCCCTCCAGCTGGAGGAGCTCATCACCGGCGTCGATGCTGAGCGCGAGATGGTCATCCGCGACTACCTTCCCCGCGGCCGTCGCGCGCGTTCGCCCGAGGAGCTCCTCGCCGAGCTCGAGGCGCTCAACTCCGCCGAGCTCGTCGACCCCGCCGCCACCGCCCGCGTCCTGGGCCTGACCACATCGGACGCGTTGGATGGCGCCGTCGCCCCGCGCGGCTACCGCCTCCTCGCGAAGGTACCCCGGCTCCCACCCGCCGTCGTCGACCGCCTCGTCGACCACTTCGGCACCCTGCAGAAGCTCCTCTCCGCCAGCGTCGACGACCTCCAGGCCGTCGAGGGCGTCGGCGAGCTCCGCGCCCGCTCGGTCCGCGAGGGCCTCTCCCGCCTCGCCGAGTCCACCATCCTCGAGCGCTACGTCTGA
- a CDS encoding ATP-dependent Clp protease ATP-binding subunit yields the protein MFERFTDRARRVVVLAQEEARMLSHNYIGTEHILLGLIHEGEGVAAKALESLDISLEAVRNQVEEIIGQGQQAPSGHIPFTPRAKKVLELSLREALQLGHSYIGTEHILLGLIREGEGVAAQVLQKLGADLNRVRQQVIQLLSGFQGKEGQAGTSGATASTGTTSTEAPSSSLVLDQFGRNLTQDAREGKLDPIIGREGQIERVMQVLSRRTKNNPVLIGEPGVGKTSIVEGLAQDIVKGNVPETLKDKQIYTLDLGALVAGSRYRGDFEERLKKVLKEIKTRGDIVLFIDEIHTLVGAGAAEGAIDAASILKPMLARGELQTIGATTLDEYRKYLEKDAALERRFQPIQVPEPSIAVAIEMLKGIRDRYEAHHRVTITDEALVSAVTLADRYISDRFLPDKAIDLIDEAGSRLRIRRMTAPADLREYDDKIADVRQRKEAAIDGQDFEAAARLRDEEKQLIAKKAEREKAWRAGDMDEVAEVDEELIAEVLAVATGIPIVQVNEEESQRLLRMEDELHKRVIGQDEAVKALSRAIRRTRAGLKDPKRPGGSFIFAGPSGVGKTWLSKTLAEFLFGDEDALIQLDMSEFGEKHTVSRLFGSPPGYVGYEEGGQLTEKVRRKPFSVVLFDEVEKAHPDIFNSLLQILEEGRLTDSQGRVVDFKNTVIIMTTNLGTRDIAKSVNLGFSQASDAAGSYEKMKSKVSDELKQHFRPEFLNRVDEVIVFPPLSQEQIISMVDNMIGAVEIRLKDRDMGIELTTAAKKLLAERGFDPVLGARPLRRTVQREIEDVLAEKMLYGDIGPGSIVVVDVEGEGPAAKFTFEGQKRSSIPDVPPLEGATVTDIELPDQDEPINIEKPKPDSE from the coding sequence ATGTTCGAGCGGTTCACTGACCGAGCCCGCCGGGTGGTCGTGCTGGCCCAGGAAGAGGCCCGCATGCTCTCCCACAACTACATCGGGACCGAGCACATCCTGCTCGGCCTGATCCACGAGGGCGAGGGCGTCGCGGCCAAGGCTCTCGAGTCCCTCGACATCTCGCTCGAGGCGGTCCGCAACCAGGTCGAGGAGATCATCGGCCAGGGGCAGCAGGCACCGTCCGGGCACATCCCGTTCACGCCGCGTGCCAAGAAGGTGCTCGAGCTGTCCCTGCGCGAGGCGCTGCAGCTCGGCCACTCCTACATCGGCACCGAGCACATCCTGCTCGGCCTGATCCGTGAGGGCGAGGGCGTCGCCGCCCAGGTGCTGCAGAAGCTCGGCGCCGACCTCAACCGGGTCCGCCAGCAGGTCATCCAGCTGCTCTCGGGCTTCCAGGGCAAGGAGGGCCAGGCCGGCACCTCCGGCGCGACCGCGTCGACCGGCACCACCTCCACCGAGGCTCCTTCTTCCAGCCTCGTGCTCGACCAGTTCGGCCGCAACCTGACCCAGGACGCCCGCGAGGGCAAGCTCGACCCGATCATCGGTCGCGAGGGCCAGATCGAGCGCGTGATGCAGGTGCTGTCGCGGCGTACGAAGAACAACCCGGTCCTCATCGGTGAGCCCGGCGTCGGCAAGACGTCGATCGTCGAGGGGCTGGCCCAGGACATCGTCAAGGGCAACGTGCCCGAGACGCTCAAGGACAAGCAGATCTACACCCTCGACCTGGGTGCGCTGGTCGCCGGCTCGCGTTACCGCGGTGACTTCGAGGAGCGCCTCAAGAAGGTGCTCAAGGAGATCAAGACCCGCGGCGACATCGTGCTGTTCATCGACGAGATCCACACCCTCGTCGGCGCCGGTGCGGCCGAGGGCGCGATCGACGCCGCCTCGATCCTCAAGCCGATGCTGGCTCGTGGTGAGCTGCAGACCATCGGTGCGACCACGCTCGACGAATACCGGAAATACCTGGAGAAGGACGCCGCTCTCGAGCGCCGTTTCCAGCCGATCCAGGTGCCGGAGCCGTCGATCGCCGTCGCGATCGAGATGCTCAAGGGCATCCGTGACCGTTACGAGGCCCACCACCGGGTGACGATCACCGACGAGGCCCTGGTCTCCGCGGTGACCCTGGCCGACCGTTACATCTCCGACCGGTTCCTGCCCGACAAGGCGATCGACCTGATCGACGAGGCGGGCTCGCGTCTGCGCATCCGCCGGATGACGGCCCCCGCCGACCTGCGGGAGTACGACGACAAGATCGCCGACGTGCGCCAGCGCAAGGAGGCCGCGATCGACGGCCAGGACTTCGAGGCGGCCGCGCGTCTGCGCGACGAGGAGAAGCAGCTCATCGCCAAGAAGGCCGAGCGTGAGAAGGCCTGGCGTGCCGGCGACATGGACGAGGTCGCCGAGGTCGACGAGGAGCTGATCGCCGAGGTTCTCGCCGTGGCGACCGGCATTCCGATCGTGCAGGTCAACGAGGAGGAGTCCCAGCGCCTGCTGCGCATGGAGGACGAGCTCCACAAGCGCGTCATCGGCCAGGACGAGGCGGTCAAGGCCCTGTCCCGCGCCATCCGACGCACGCGTGCCGGTCTGAAGGACCCGAAGCGCCCCGGCGGTTCGTTCATCTTCGCCGGTCCGTCTGGTGTCGGTAAGACCTGGCTGTCCAAGACGCTCGCCGAGTTCCTCTTCGGTGACGAGGACGCGCTGATCCAGCTCGACATGTCCGAGTTCGGCGAGAAGCACACCGTCTCGCGGCTCTTCGGTTCGCCTCCGGGCTACGTCGGCTACGAGGAGGGTGGTCAGCTCACCGAGAAGGTGCGCCGCAAGCCGTTCTCCGTGGTCCTCTTCGACGAGGTCGAGAAGGCTCACCCGGACATCTTCAACTCGCTGCTGCAGATCCTGGAGGAAGGTCGCCTGACCGACTCCCAGGGCCGCGTGGTCGACTTCAAGAACACCGTCATCATCATGACGACCAACCTCGGCACGAGGGACATCGCGAAGTCGGTCAACCTGGGCTTCTCCCAGGCCAGCGACGCCGCGGGCTCCTACGAGAAGATGAAGTCGAAGGTCTCCGACGAGCTCAAGCAGCACTTCCGTCCGGAGTTCCTCAACCGTGTCGACGAGGTCATCGTGTTCCCGCCGCTGTCGCAGGAGCAGATCATCTCGATGGTCGACAACATGATCGGTGCCGTCGAGATCCGCCTGAAGGACCGCGACATGGGCATCGAGCTCACCACGGCCGCGAAGAAGCTGCTCGCAGAGCGCGGTTTCGACCCGGTCCTGGGCGCCCGTCCGCTGCGCCGCACGGTGCAGCGCGAGATCGAGGACGTGCTCGCCGAGAAGATGCTCTACGGCGACATCGGCCCCGGCTCGATCGTCGTGGTCGACGTCGAGGGCGAGGGTCCGGCCGCGAAGTTCACCTTCGAGGGTCAGAAGCGCTCCTCCATCCCGGACGTACCTCCTCTCGAGGGCGCGACCGTGACCGATATCGAGCTCCCCGACCAGGATGAGCCGATCAACATCGAGAAGCCGAAGCCCGACTCGGAGTAG
- the nadC gene encoding carboxylating nicotinate-nucleotide diphosphorylase, which produces MTIRRVPFDEIPQSLREELTKAGLDAGEVYDAVELALDEDLPSAAPGEMPSEDVTSVATIAPDSTGIGVFAAREDGVVAGLGVAELVFAYVMGDSVTVTERVKDGSKVKAGDVIMRIAGPTRGLLTAERTALNYASHLSGVATGVAAWTEALEGTGAQVLDTRKTLPGFRALEKYAVRCGGGANHRMSLCDMALVKDNHIVAAGGAVQAYEAVKFAYPDVPIEVEVTTLEELKALLDAGCGRIMLDNMSTAMMKEAVEITAGRAVLEASGGLTLDRAREVAETGVDYLSVGALTHSVKVFDIGFDLSEG; this is translated from the coding sequence ATGACCATCCGACGCGTGCCCTTCGACGAGATCCCGCAGTCGCTGCGCGAGGAGCTGACCAAGGCCGGCCTGGACGCCGGCGAGGTCTACGACGCCGTCGAGCTCGCCCTCGACGAGGATCTGCCCTCGGCCGCTCCCGGTGAGATGCCCAGCGAGGACGTCACGTCCGTGGCCACGATCGCCCCCGACTCGACCGGGATCGGCGTCTTCGCCGCCCGGGAGGACGGCGTGGTGGCCGGCCTCGGCGTGGCCGAGCTCGTCTTCGCGTACGTCATGGGTGACTCGGTCACGGTGACCGAGCGCGTCAAGGACGGCTCCAAGGTGAAGGCCGGCGACGTCATCATGCGGATCGCCGGGCCGACCCGCGGGCTGCTGACCGCGGAGCGTACGGCGCTCAACTACGCCTCCCACCTCTCCGGTGTCGCCACCGGTGTCGCGGCCTGGACCGAGGCTCTGGAGGGCACCGGCGCGCAGGTCCTCGACACCCGCAAGACGCTGCCGGGCTTCCGGGCCCTGGAGAAGTACGCCGTGCGCTGCGGCGGCGGTGCCAACCACCGGATGTCGCTGTGCGACATGGCGCTCGTGAAGGACAACCACATCGTCGCCGCCGGCGGCGCGGTGCAGGCCTACGAGGCCGTGAAGTTCGCCTACCCGGACGTGCCGATCGAGGTCGAGGTGACCACGCTCGAGGAGCTCAAGGCGCTGCTCGACGCCGGGTGCGGCCGGATCATGCTCGACAACATGTCGACCGCGATGATGAAGGAGGCCGTCGAGATCACCGCCGGACGTGCGGTGCTCGAGGCGTCCGGCGGCCTGACTCTCGACCGGGCCCGCGAGGTCGCCGAGACCGGTGTCGACTATCTCTCCGTCGGTGCGCTGACCCATTCGGTGAAGGTCTTCGACATCGGCTTCGACCTGTCCGAGGGCTGA
- a CDS encoding L-aspartate oxidase → MNIELLSARDPGWTEWADVIVVGSGIAGLTAALRLKDQVERVAVVTKDVLQAGSTQWAQGGIAAALGEGDTPAQHEVDTLVAGAGACDLEAVRVLVGEGAEAVRELIEWGADFDKDPEGNLSLTREGGHRRDRIAHADGDATGAEIQRALMEAVRRAPEILVFEHAMVVDLLTAADGGVAGLTIHVMGEGDPDGVGIVRTRAVVLASGGLGQVFSQTTNPAVATADGMAIALRAGATLRDLEFVQFHPTVMYLGEDSRGQQPLISEAVRGEGAFLVDWDGNRLMKGVHELEDLAPRDIVSKAIMKRMLETGRPNMWLDARHLGREFWEKRFPNILASCEQHGVDPSVDLIPVAPACHYASGGVRTDLWGRSDVPGLYATGEVACSGVHGANRLASNSLLEGLVFSRRIAEVLPGELRQLEDPAPGAGRVLVPGTTLKQLQETMTTKVGVLRNATGLAEAIDELEQLGSEPATEIDPAAWEATNLLTVSLALAKSALLRKETRGSHWREDFAERDDAGFAGHFDVRLRDGETVVSFTPAPATDRTTTTMAGA, encoded by the coding sequence ATGAACATCGAGCTGCTCTCCGCCCGCGATCCGGGCTGGACCGAGTGGGCGGACGTGATCGTGGTGGGCTCGGGGATCGCCGGGCTCACCGCGGCACTGCGGCTGAAGGACCAGGTCGAGCGGGTCGCCGTCGTCACCAAGGACGTGCTCCAGGCAGGCTCGACGCAGTGGGCCCAGGGCGGCATCGCCGCCGCGCTCGGCGAGGGTGACACCCCCGCTCAGCACGAGGTCGACACGCTCGTGGCGGGCGCCGGGGCGTGCGACCTGGAGGCCGTACGCGTCCTGGTCGGCGAGGGCGCCGAGGCCGTCCGTGAGCTCATCGAGTGGGGCGCCGACTTCGACAAGGACCCCGAGGGCAACCTGTCGCTCACCCGGGAGGGCGGCCACCGCCGCGACCGGATCGCGCACGCCGACGGCGACGCGACCGGAGCCGAGATCCAGCGCGCGCTGATGGAGGCCGTCCGGCGGGCTCCGGAGATCCTGGTCTTCGAGCACGCCATGGTGGTCGACCTGCTGACCGCCGCCGACGGCGGCGTCGCCGGCCTCACCATCCACGTGATGGGCGAGGGCGACCCCGACGGCGTCGGGATCGTGCGTACCCGGGCCGTCGTGCTCGCCTCCGGCGGCCTCGGCCAGGTCTTCTCGCAGACGACCAACCCCGCGGTCGCCACCGCCGACGGGATGGCGATCGCGCTGCGGGCCGGTGCGACGCTGCGCGACCTGGAGTTCGTGCAGTTCCACCCCACGGTGATGTACCTGGGTGAGGACTCCCGTGGCCAGCAGCCGCTGATCTCCGAGGCAGTACGCGGCGAAGGCGCCTTCCTGGTCGACTGGGACGGCAACCGGCTCATGAAGGGTGTCCACGAGCTCGAGGACCTGGCGCCACGCGACATCGTCTCCAAGGCGATCATGAAGCGCATGCTCGAGACGGGCCGCCCCAACATGTGGCTCGACGCCCGTCATCTGGGCCGTGAGTTCTGGGAGAAGCGGTTCCCCAACATCCTCGCCTCCTGCGAGCAGCACGGCGTCGACCCGTCTGTTGATCTGATTCCCGTCGCCCCGGCGTGCCACTACGCCTCCGGTGGTGTGCGCACCGATCTGTGGGGCCGTTCGGACGTGCCCGGTCTCTACGCCACCGGAGAGGTCGCGTGCAGCGGTGTCCACGGCGCCAACCGGCTCGCCTCCAACTCGCTGCTCGAGGGGCTGGTCTTCTCCCGCCGGATCGCCGAGGTGCTGCCCGGGGAGCTGCGCCAGCTCGAGGATCCTGCCCCGGGTGCCGGCCGCGTGCTCGTCCCCGGCACCACCCTCAAGCAGCTGCAGGAGACGATGACGACCAAGGTCGGGGTCCTCCGCAACGCCACCGGCCTCGCTGAGGCGATCGACGAGCTCGAGCAGCTCGGGAGTGAGCCGGCGACCGAGATCGACCCCGCCGCCTGGGAGGCGACCAACCTGCTGACCGTCTCCCTCGCCCTGGCGAAGTCCGCGCTGCTGCGCAAGGAGACCCGCGGGTCCCACTGGCGCGAGGACTTCGCCGAGCGCGACGACGCCGGGTTCGCCGGCCACTTCGACGTTCGGCTCCGGGACGGCGAGACTGTCGTCAGCTTCACCCCGGCCCCAGCGACCGACCGCACCACCACAACCATGGCAGGAGCCTGA